A stretch of Coccidioides posadasii str. Silveira chromosome 2, complete sequence DNA encodes these proteins:
- a CDS encoding uncharacterized protein (EggNog:ENOG410PK1B~COG:U~TransMembrane:1 (i250-270o)~BUSCO:13835at33183) gives MSFDRLSSLEAGASSGGPGIGASYHDDPDFQRLTESLSNQLFTLTSNISRLSNQIGLLGTKRDTERVRERIHNLLEETRDGFRVVGEGVKKVQTWEDITPAQKWTQQKLSSEFKSTLEEFQSVQRRALEKQRASAAAARSALEETAAVESPQEGQSLQQLQEQQPRLASQEEVDFQDALIIEREAEIRNIEQSVGELNELFRDVAHIVREQGGQLDLISENVERTRDDTRGADRELRSASRYQKNARNKACCLLLILAIVLVIIVLAVTLG, from the exons ATGTCCTTCGATCGTCTTTCGTCGCTAGAAGCCGGAGCTTCTTCTGGTGGACCAGGTATTGGTGCATCATACCATGATGATCCCGACTTCCAGCGCTTGACGGAGTCTCTGTCAAATCAATTATTTACATTGACTTCAAACATATCCCGACTGTCAAACCAGATTGGTCTACTTGGAACAAAGCGTGATACCGAGCGGGTTCGAGAAAGAATACATAATCTGTTAGAGGAAACCCGGGATGGATTTCGAGTAGTTGGCGAAGGGGTGAAGAAGGTTCAGACATGGGAGGATATAACT CCTGCGCAGAAATGGACACAGCAGAAACTGTCGTCGGAATTCAAGTCAACTCTTGAAGAATTCCAATCCGTTCAACGCCGCGCCCTCGAAAAACAGCGCGCCTCTGCAGCGGCTGCACGGTCAGCTCTTGAGGAAACTGCTGCCGTTGAATCGCCCCAGGAAGGACAATCTCTTCAGCAATTACAGGAGCAACAACCGCGGCTTGCTTCTCAGGAAGAAGTTGATTTCCAGGATGCTCTGATTATCGAGCGCGAGGCAGAGATTAGGAATATCGAACAGAGTGTGGGCGAACTGAATGAGCTATTCCGTGACGTCGCCCACATTGTCCGAGAACAAGGAGGGCAGCTAGACTTAATCAGTGAGAACGTGGAGCGAACGAGGGATGATACGCGTGGTGCTGATAGGGAACTACGAAGTGCTAGCAGGTATCAGAAAAACGCGAGGAATAAAGCTTGCTGCCTTCTGCTTATCCTAGCGATTGTCCTAGTCATTATCGTCCTTGCTGTGACCCTCGGATGA
- the CYT2 gene encoding Cytochrome c1 heme lyase (EggNog:ENOG410PK4M~COG:C,O~BUSCO:10720at33183), protein MGAGASTPSSTESTAAPPAASCPVDHKAREVWLSKSQAPSPPPRPNPEEISSCPVDHKARAAWLSTSEKSTNPAPEPSSTDSNSPQVKHRPLSTDREVSSIPRALSGHSEQRPPSQLPSPYAQQSSSAASHSAPSNSESETGHDQTTGNWVYPSERQFFEALMRKGTLTSTTSAKELATSVASIIPIHNAVNERAWLEILSWESRAPTSDPGSRKCGGPKLYSFRGLGTETQFLSPRARLNGLLGYQLPFDRHDWVVERCGGERVEYVIDFYQGKSGGGLGLGTSGPDGKLSFYLDVRPKLNSLEGWKMRIGRFLGLS, encoded by the coding sequence ATGGGAGCTGGTGCTAGTACGCCGTCTTCGACGGAGAGCACCGCCGCTCCACCAGCGGCATCGTGTCCTGTCGACCACAAAGCTCGCGAAGTCTGGCTCTCAAAAAGCCAGGCACCAAGTCCTCCTCCACGCCCCAACCCCGAGGAAATTTCATCGTGCCCGGTCGATCATAAGGCCCGTGCCGCCTGGCTTTCAACATCCGAGAAATCCACGAATCCCGCCCCAGAGCCGTCGTCCACTGACTCAAATTCACCACAAGTGAAGCACAGACCCCTTTCCACAGACAGGGAGGTTAGCAGTATCCCACGAGCCTTATCCGGCCATTCCGAACAAAGACCGCCATCTCAACTTCCTTCGCCATATGCCCAGCAGTCATCTTCAGCTGCGTCACACTCTGCTCCTTCAAATTCCGAAAGTGAAACAGGCCATGACCAAACCACGGGCAACTGGGTCTATCCGTCTGAACGCCAGTTTTTTGAAGCCTTAATGCGTAAAGGAACTCTCACGTCTACAACGTCCGCCAAAGAACTTGCTACTTCTGTAGCATCAATAATACCAATCCACAATGCCGTCAACGAACGGGCTTGGCTAGAAATCCTCTCCTGGGAATCTCGGGCACCTACTTCGGACCCGGGAAGTCGAAAATGTGGTGGCCCAAAACTATATTCATTCCGAGGATTAGGCACGGAAACTCAATTTTTGAGCCCGAGAGCGAGATTAAATGGCCTATTAGGCTACCAGCTTCCATTTGACCGCCATGATTGGGTGGTAGAGAGATGCGGTGGTGAAAGAGTCGAATACGTTATCGACTTTTACCAGGGGAAATCTGGGGGCGGCTTAGGATTGGGTACTAGTGGTCCAGACGGAAAGCTGAGTTTTTACCTGGATGTCCGCCCAAAGCTGAACTCATTGGAAGGGTGGAAAATGAGGATTGGCCGTTTTTTGGGGCTATCATGA